From the genome of Nicotiana tabacum cultivar K326 chromosome 17, ASM71507v2, whole genome shotgun sequence:
AACAAAGGGATGGCTTTTAATAACACTGGTTAAATATTTTTTCCCCTCTGCTAGCTTATACTAGATGTGAATAACTTTAGGTAGCTTTTCAGGCATGGACAGAGAACTTTGGAATCCATACATATTTAATAACTCCACAAGTTCCCGAAATTTAAATTCACTTAAAATCCCAATTTTCTTCTTCTTACTAAAACTGGTTTTATTTCATTCTTTCTACAACTGGTATAATACGAGTAAGATAGCTCTAGCTCTTATGTTCAATCAAACTGCATAACATAATATTTCGAGCTGGGAGTATTAGTTAACCTGTAGACTATTTAGATGAGATAAACTACTAGTGGAGTCGGTGTTAATTACCTTTTCATCATCTACAGTTTCCACCATAGCAAGATTTGGCACTCCAGCTGAAAAAACAAAGATGAGGAGATTTGATTATAAGCTTTATATCAGTTGCACAATTGATTCAAACTCTTCATTACCGTTATTATGTCATGCATGCTAACTCAGAAAGGAGATAGAAACTTATTGTCCACTTGTCTGACTGATGTAAGTGAAGGCCAAATGTTCACTTGTCTAACTGATGCAAGTGCCAGCACGACCTCTAATgttttttgaaatatttgcagTACTTAATGTAACCAAAATTTGATGAAGCAAGCATGTTACTATTCACCAAGATAAAGTTTACAACTCTTGCAGCAACCCTGCTCTCCACCagcatgccaaaagaaaagatcTCCTCCCCTTATTTCTCTTACAGAATTTGTCCAGTAATCACATTTTTTTATGATTTCCTGCTTCATCCTCAACATATTTTCATAGAAATGTACATTTCACCTTACTGGTCCGAAGGGAAAAGGATAGGAGAAGGAATAGTGAAGGAAGAAAGGAGAACATACTTAATAGTGGCTTGACTTTATTGCTCTGCAAATTCCCTATGAAATGCCACTCTATATCATCTGGAAGCTGCAATTTACCAAACGAAAGCAGTATAACCACCTCATCTGAAACACAATACTTCACATTGTTCCCCACAGAAAATTACAATGGTCCACATCACAAATACATACAACTTGATGAATAAAAGATGTTCATATTATATACTTAATACACTATTTTAAATAAAgaatttatataatatatattaattCCCTGTATAATTCTAACAATGTTTTGCAGGAAAAAAAGACCATgaataaagcaaataaaggggAAAAACAAGTTGGTTGTGATGCGTCATTCTCTTCTTCACGACGAATCGTGACCACTTCACGACACATCACTGTTGCGACGTGTCATGCTCCTCTTCACGACGGCAAAAGCCCCCAAAATTTTGTGACATCATGACCCCAAAGTCCTGTGATGCATCATCTTTACGACGCGTCATGATAGTTAATGTGGGCATGCACTTCTATAAATAAAGGCCACTCTTTGTGTTGAAGACCATCCTGGTAAAgaataaatagccacttttctcTCTAGCTTTGGTCTCTTCATCTttctatctttatttctttttttctattaaatttcggattttcttGAAGTATTGGCAATATAGGCAATATTCTAAAAGTTATTTCTTCGTTTCATTCAAGTACCCCTTTGATGGAGTAATATCTTTGTGTTGGGAATCTTGGGATAGTTGGCAGAGTTCTCACCTAGCgagcttttgaaagagttttatgACACCTTAGGCGAACCCACACTGGAGCAGCAGGTCCATGTGACTTACTCAAGGGACAAATCAGTAAGGTCCATTGGACAAGCGGAGAATATGCATGAGCAAGATCAAGCAATTACAAAAATATCAAAGCAAACATCTCTTGGCGACATtcagaaagaaaatcaaagctacTGGTCAAAAGCTTCATGATCCAACATACAGAGTATCCCAAACAACAAATAGACAAagattcaaattttaattttaacccCAACTAAAAAGACCTAAAACCATATGAAGGGCAGTTGTTCCAAAAAATCTAAAATCTCAATTTATCCATGCTTAGCTAAAAAAGCACAATGGAAGCAAAATATTCCCACACGAGATACCAGTTACTTGAGATAAAACTAGTTAACAGTGTAGGATTAGATTTAGAGAACCTCTAATTTTCGTAAATTATTAGTATTGGACTGAAATAAACCCCAATAGGGCGATTCCTGTAGTCAAACTAGAACAATTAAATCAGGGAAACCAATCAATCATATAAACACAGGCTTAAACTATGTAGAGGCAATCGCACACGAGCATAGAACCTTTACCTGAGGAGCCTTATCAACGAGCTCTTGGACATAATTTTCACCGAAGGAACGGTGACCGGCGTCGTAAACTTGTTTGACAAGAGACACCGGCTTCGTCTTGCTTACAGCCACCAGCCGTACTTGGTCCGATCTGCGGCCAGAGCGTTCGGCGGCGTGTTGAATCCGATGAAGTACCGATCGTAGTGCCGTCGCAGCGACGCCGTCGGTGGCGGAAGCAGCAGCCATTCCTGAATCTGACGGGTCCGTCGCCTGCACTGCACTTGATAAATCTTCTTCCTCGTTTTTCCTCTTCTCCTCTTCCACAGATTTTTctagattgttcatcttggttcGAAATTTATTAGTGGCTTTTACTAACTCCGTTCAAACAGAAGTATGTATTTTACAATTACAAAAAGTCTTTTTTTCAAATGATTTGAGTAATGAGTATTTAAGGATAAgagtaaaataagaaaaaaatatttatctttttattaaaaaattaaaaatataattttaatataatagATAAGTAAAGGTGAACCAAGGATTAATATGCAATTCTCCGAAATACACTCTTAGGATCGGAAATTCGGGTAGTGCAGAATTTtaccaaacaacggtataatgacaataacaaacaatgcaagttgataataacgacaattaaagtagataaagaagacacaaatttaacgtggttcggtcagtgtgacctacgtccacaagcgtaGATAAACAATTTTattataccaacaagagtacaaaagagaatacaaaattagagtaaacactctaattaatcccaaatacc
Proteins encoded in this window:
- the LOC107820196 gene encoding uncharacterized protein LOC107820196; amino-acid sequence: MNNLEKSVEEEKRKNEEEDLSSAVQATDPSDSGMAAASATDGVAATALRSVLHRIQHAAERSGRRSDQVRLVAVSKTKPVSLVKQVYDAGHRSFGENYVQELVDKAPQLPDDIEWHFIGNLQSNKVKPLLTGVPNLAMVETVDDEKIANQLNRVAGNIGRKPLKVFIQVNTSGEETKSGVEPEGCLELVKHVTSNCPNLEFCGLMTIGMPDYTSTPDNFKTLARCRSEVCKAVEISEDQCELSMGMSGDFELAVEMGSTNVRVGSTIFGAREYPKKQTN